One region of Solanum pennellii chromosome 6, SPENNV200 genomic DNA includes:
- the LOC107022982 gene encoding protein yippee-like At3g08990, with translation MAIRMGQNLPQSNHVPSDTYFYCCGCGAHVVIISYIPATRVISQMYLCRFGVIEAVNEPQHRVIHGMNLTVAESFCFQCRNLLGWKILAVLQPSTVYRVGGSILRMNAVVSWNNETLLDFLYGGNNEQAPNDQDGGAVEEQVGNANEQNADLGGNGGVNEQVPNQDADIVEGLGNIDLNANI, from the exons ATGGCTATTAGGATGGGACAGAATTTGCCTCAATCCAATCATGTCCCTTCTGATACTTACTTCTACTGTTGTGGTTGCGGAGCTCATGTCGTAATCATCTCTTACATTCCGGCTACACGGGTTATTTCTCAAATGTATCTATGCAGGTTTGGGGTTATAGAAGCAGTGAACGAGCCACAACATAGAGTAATACATGGCATGAACTTGACCGTAGCCGAGAGTTTCTGTTTCCAATGTAGAAACCTGCTAGGGTGGAAAATT CTTGCCGTCCTCCAACCGTCTACTGTTTATAGAGTAGGAGGATCCATCTTGAGAAT GAACGCGGTTGTTAGCTGGAACAATGAAACATTGCTTGATTTTCTCTATGGAGGCAATAATGAACAGGCTCCTAATGATCAAGACGGAGGTGCAGTAGAAGAACAAGTTGGAAACGCTAATGAACAAAATGCTGATCTGGGTGGAAATGGAGGCGTTAATGAACAAGTTCCTAATCAAGATGCAGATATTGTTGAGGGACTGGGCAATATTGATCTAAATGCAAACATTTGA